AAAcacagagagagaaagaaggaaCAAGCATCAAACCAATCACTCTCACTTGAAATTCCAtggaaaaagctaaaatatgtcTACCAACAGTGCTtccctaataaaaaaatttgtgtaACAAGATATTAAAGAATCCTCCTCTTGCAAAGTCATAAGATTCAGCTTCAGTCAATTTGAAGCAAATTGTCCAAAGCTGCCTAAATTCTTTCCCTACAACCAGAAGCCTAATGTGCTATTTGGCATCTCATGATGACTTTCCCACAAACCCAAACAGTGCCCAGATGGAAGTTCTTCTTCACAGTAACCATTCAGTAGTAGGTTTCTTTACCCTGAGCACAAGAGAGCTGGAACCCACGCCAACCATGGTCAACAATGGAATTCTTTTGGTCCCATCTCCAGCTCATTAAACATAAAAGCACAGAAATGGAAGGCCAACCATTTTTACCTAAAAGGATGAGCATGCAATAATTCAATGAAGTCCCCTAAAGATGATTCCAGCCATAAAACTACCGTCCCAAGGTGGGTCTTTCATTCAACCCACATTACAATGTCTGGTTGTGGGCGCTAATTATCATAAGGCCATACCAGTTTAGAACAAACTTTAATGGAGGATTTGAGAAAAAGCCATGTGAACCAAATTAGAGATAATATACTATTGCAATCTAAAATCATGTGAAACAACAGTGATACTCTATAGAGAGACAACTGGAAGAACAAGGACGATGAGAAACTTCTGTACCTGGAGGTGAGCCGGTGGGAGATGGAGAACTAGCTGcaaaagagagaatgaaaatttaatCAGTTGAGTTcatttatcttcaatttttcattgGCGAAAAGACCCacatcaaatacttttttgagaAGTACAGGAAAACTCAGCAAATCTACTGATTTTAATGAATTTCTCTTAATTGAGCATCGTGGAAAAGCCAGAATTCAAGATTTAGATGGTTCTAAGAAAAGTTAAAAGTTGAGAAAATTTGTCAAAAGTGCGGGCCGTCAGCTTTGAAAATCTTAAGAGAATTTTCGGTTTTTATGTAAGAAAATTCAAACATTAATGGAAAAGTCGGACGGTGCCAAACTGAAAGCAAGTTTAAAAGGCGAAACAGAAGAAAGTCAGAAAATCCAATAATTCCAAAAGAAAACCCGGTGAGATTCATAGAAATGAACCAGAACaaggaaaattataattttctaaattttgggCAATTCAAACTCAAAGAAAGTGCCCCAAATTGGAACAACTAACCAATTCCTTGACCAAACGCAGCAATTCAAACCCAAattgtaaaagtaaaaaataagtaaataaaagctaaaatccaagaaagaaagaacaCCATTGCAATTGAGTTCCTCGGTAATGCCACAGTTCTTGGGGAGCTGAAGAGCGTCAGTGACGTTGATGTTTAAGGATTGGAGGAGGCTAGGGTTATTGTAGAGATTGCAAAGACAGTCTTTGTCGTTCTCCACAGCGTTTTTGAGTGGTGTGCAACAATTGGCCGGTGGGCTGGTTGAGTTGAGATAGTCCGCACAAGCCGTCAATTCGCTCGCGCACGAAGCCGTATTCTGTGCCTCACCAACTCCGGCCATCATCACCGCCACAACCACCGCTACCACCACCGCTGACTCACACATCTTATTCGCACCCATCTTCTCTCCTTTCCTCTTCTCTGTTTTATTCACCCTGTTCCCCTTTATATAGTACCCTTAGAAATAATGGGTTCTTGACTTCTTGTTCAATGTAGCAAACCAAATTGCCACGCGACCTCATGGAGCGTCCACAACCTACTTGACGTCACCTCCTACCTTTTCCTCTCAGGCTCACACCCACACAACCGCATTCATTTTCCGTGCAGTAACTACTGTAAATAAAATTAGGTCGaatgaagatattttttttttctataagaaattaattcttttatttgatttagaataaataaaaataaaaatgaaatattattgaaaatctTTTACATTACATTGtgtttaaattagttttttaattttcaccattttttttccctaatcaGTTAATTTGTACAAATTCATCATATGAGAAAATCCCGTAGAATTACAGACACCGAGTCCTGCGCACTTTCCGGACGGAGAGCGTGAAAAGCACATCACCATCACCTATATCTCCTACCCATACGTACAGCTGTCCTAAGATTCAAAAGACTAGACCAgaacatgaataaataaatcttcCTGTAAAGCTGTAAGCCTGTAACCACTAACCACTACAAAAACATTTCTAATCAACACATCCAGACATGTTAACATTCATCGCGAAGACAGCAGGAAATGCCACATAAATATAGGGGTTGTTCTTTGGTACCCGACTCTTTATTTTGGTTACCCACCCACGTTTGaattcaataataaaatgacacatgtaaaataataaaatagatgtcattaaaaaaattacaaaaacttATTAAATAGGTACAAATGATTTAATTGATGATAAATAATCACattcatttcatatatatatatatatatataaatattataatttttattattattaaatatcaaatataatttattatttaatgaactACCGAaactctatttaaaaaaagaaaatcctatCCACTATTATTATActttcattatttatatatataaaaatatactaatttaatatgaaaattaaatagtttCAACTACCATATTACAGAATATGtgaaatatattttgataaatcaaatttgaagatCAAGTTCGAAactttttaagggaaaaaattttaaatttatgttgtACGAAGAAGATAAGaatttcaagtgattacaagtatcaaatgtaatatttgatatatttttatttaaatataaatttcgTAGGTATAAATATTATGTTAAATAATGAATAagtaatgatttataaaatttaaattttataattttttatgagtttattattaatcaagttaagataatttaatttttgttatcaaattgttattaatatttgtatatcattttttttttttttttgtgtttatagattaaatttgaagataaagTTTTATGTCTTGAGAAATACATTATATGAAGGAtatcaagtgattacaagtgttaaaaggtaatatttcatatatgtttttttttttcattcaaatataaatgttgTATGTAGAAATGTCGtgttaaatgacatttaaatatgtaatgatttataatatttagatttttgaattttttatgagctattattaatcaaattgagaccatataatcaatcatttgttatgaaatcaacatcaatattttttatgttattattttgtgtatttgtAGATTAATtttgaagatgaagttttatatatcttgaagaaggaaaacaataatttttgtctcttgggaatatattatataaaagacTCCAATTGATTACAAGTGTTGAAGGTAAAGCAATGTGAGATGGGGTATGAATAATGTGAAAGGGGCATAAATATTATGAGAGAAGGTACGAACATTGTGAGATGTGATACAAATTTTGTGAGATAGGGTACGAATATTGTGAGATGTAATACGAACTTAAAGTGCAAACTTTATAAGATtgggtacaaactttgtgagataaacaatattattatgaagAAAGGTATAGGATTCCTTATAATCTTCATgcattttctcacatttttcatatcctttttaattttttagtgttttaattttctaaattttttaaggataatTTACATCATTTCCAATTAtaaatctttttaattcttttttttttttaacaattctattgataataactcaaaataatattattaaactatgttattgtcatttcaagttaaaaagtaaatatgaaaatttaaaaatataaataatttaggatacgaaaaatatgagaacggtaagaaaaaatatgataaatacaTATTTGGTACTTTCAtaacatttttcatattgatttttagttttaaaatttttgaaattacaaatttattttcgaaaatactATTATTTGTAACTCAAAAGAgtattagtaatttattttattataatttaaatttaaatgccttaaattcaataaatgtaaaatttggaGAGTATGAGAAAAATTAGGATGATCTAATTACCTAAACTTTACATATGATTATCAAAATATTggattttaatgaaaatattcatttcatattaaaatattaccatattcatttttatgttgaatttaaatgtttaataatttgttaaaaataaaataaaataatataagtatgatatacgatgatttttttttgttaataaatatattttcaaattttacatcaattttatttttattttttttccaattctatttttatctcatacttttttatttaaatccaaAATTGTTGAGAATGGAGGAAGAAATTAAAGGAGACGGTGGAAGGCCACAACCAGTTCTTCCCTTAATCGGGTTAAgtggaatttttatttcaaatttaaaatcaatggcttaaaaattttcctaagccAAAATTTCAGTGGGAGTTCCAGGCTAGCAGTGGCAGAGTTTTCTTGGTTTCTTGTGAGTTGCTCTTAGAGACTGGAAAAGTCACCTGGGAAGTCATCCAGAATAAGTCCGAGGACAACTCCTCTCTATAAAATGTTGCCAGTTTTAACTCATTAGAAAGTGGTTCAAGTTTTCTGAGAAGCAATAAAGCAATAGGGTCAGCCCACTGCCCGCCAGTTCACGTGCACGAAATCATGCCACGACAATACAAGGCAGCCACTGAAAGGAGCCTCCCACCTAAATTGTTTACCATTTGATCATCTTTACCACTTCCattctcattttaattaataaacgGGACGCCACTCAATTACTTGGTGATCTCAATACTCTTTTCCTATGAGTTACATTTTTctgatatttaaatttattagtgAAAGTCTTCCGTATGAGCCCAAAAGTTATTGGAGTGTGTGTTTGGCCGAATATGCAAAGACAAAGCCGGCAGAAATGACCTTATAATAGTTTGAGTCTAATTTCCATACCAGATGCCATCTAGAATCTCAAAGTTTTGAAGGGGTTCAAACTGTTTGGTTATTATTTCCACATTGTCGATTTTAATAGTGCAGCTCAGTCTTCTTAGACAAGTTCAATGAGTatgtttttgcttaattttgattaaaaaaatgtaaaagcaGCATTTGATATTACAATAAAGTACACTCTAAAGGCAAAAATCACAAGAGAGGTGTGAAAGTTGGGAAAAAGTAGCACCCCCATTTTTAGGTATGGAAGCGAGAACTTTCAAGGCAACGGGCATTGAGTGGAGGTCTTGGGTAGGCTGTGACTCGTGGTGTCAGTTCACACTGGGGCGTTGACGCGGCATTTGGGGCTGTGAACAAGTGTCGCATGCTTATGTGTTTTAGTTTCAAAACTAAGGCGGAGAAAAATGCACAATGGTTGCCACACGGTCCGCCATAAAATTCCACTAGAACGGTCGTCCCTCCTTTGGTCAATAAGAAGGAATggtttaaaaaagaaagaaggttGTTGATGGGAAGATTATGAATTGAAAGAAATTTAAGGGAGAATTTTCAAAGGTCGTAAATAACTCATAAGGTCGTCGTTTAAGgtttatcttttttaataagttctaaaaataatataaatataaaatatattcatactTTTGACTTTTAAATGGAATATAcacttttttttctaattttttttttattattataatcaaCACAGttattaaaaaagagaaaataagaataaagagGGAAAAAGGGTTGTTTGGTAAATTTGAAATCCCTTGTTTACAAGCTAAGGATAATTCCAACATAGTAACTGTATGGTCATTTATaactttcataaaaaattatatcatggatgattatcatattttaataatatgttcGTTGAAATCCTACTATTAAAAAccttagtaaaaggaaaaaaaatattatattctttTAAACCCTTAAATCGTTATGATTATCTAGTTAAAAACTTTATTAGTAGAACCTAGtgggataaaataaaaataaaaagaaaaaaaagtacaatataGTAACAACCTTGTTAGTTGGTTATTCCtcatataaaaatgattatgtttttttGAGTACCTTAATTTAGCATTTTTTGAATTATCACATTTTGATACTATGAGTTTCTTGAATATTATAATAGACAAAACTTTTGTAAATGACTTTgctagattattattattagatcttatttgataaatattgatAGCATTATATTTTGAAGTTAATGTATAAAGAAGAAACCTAGTGAAATCTTAATTTGATTGTTTCCATGTAATATGTTTTTGAAATCGGTTCCATTGCCTAAAACAACTATATATGGAATCCCAAATCGGCACAAAATGTTTTTGGATTACTTAAGGGGGTATAAATTATCTCAATGCATAGACGTCATGGTATTTACTATTATAGATATTTATAACcaattgttgaattaatatttattcaatttaattaGAATGTATGATTACTTTAGTATCACTCACATATaaactcaaaataattattaattcaaacacCAATATAATCAGCTTAAggttaaaaatacatataacaTAATGGCTTGGAGAAAATATATACATACCTTTGGTTGCTTATATAATATGCATCTTCATAGGTCATATTCAATCTATAAATACCCTAGTATATCCGTCTTAGAATCTAATTCTAATGATTAAGATTAGTGATTCCTCGAACTAGGAAGGTGATATATCATGAATTTTGTTGAATTGTTTAAATTAACGAATCATCATGAATTACTAATCAAGTAATACGAACCCATAGTTTGCATCTTCCTTGTATCACTCATAAACCCAAACCAAGCATAATGCAACTTGATTGGgtataatacttaaaatagtaatacttaaaataagtaGACATCCTATGCAAATTAATAATCATACcttgttaataataataaatgttgcAAAATAAATTTGCTTTTTAGAGCTAACTCTAACAATACCTTCAATGAATGGTGATGAAGTCACTAAGCACTTATCCTCTGAGTATGGTACAAAACCtgtaaatgattttaaattcacTAAGTTTAATAGATTGATAAGGCATACTTTCTAAAGGTTTgcttaaaaattcattttaatggTTGGATCATTAGCATCATAAATAAGTGACCTTGGAAATAAggtcataattttaaattgccTTTGGAAGAGCTATGGCAAACTATTCTAATGAGCTAAATTGTGTTTTTGCTCTAGCAAATGCTTTGCCAATGTGGCATATGAGTTTTCTACTTTACTTTCAATTCCAAAGAGTAGTACCATTAATCACTGCCAATAAGACAAACAAATAAAGGTGCAGTGTTTCGTCTTCTTGAGGAGCTAAAAGGATTGGTGGCTTGGCTAGCTACTCCTTTAATTTCATCTTATCTCATAATTTTCTGTTGTTTTCGATGTGTGAAGATAACCTTCCATCGAACTAATTTTCATACCTCCTTTAGAGTGGTAGGCAGCTTCATAGAGCTAAGAGCCTTGATTTATTCTAGAGTGACCACTATCCCACTTTTAATTACCAAGTGACCAAGGAAATTTTCACTAATTACACTCTAATTGCATTTTGTTGGGTTTAACCTAGATTGAAATTGTTGGAGATCGAATTTTGAATACTTCTTGTATGTCTCTGATGTAATCGTCAACAAGAAAAGAGGTGACTTGAATAAGTTCAACTTTTGTTTCAATTATAAGGATTGTACGTACATACATACATAATTTTGTGTTATATGAGTATCATccataaatattcttttttagagttgttgattttaaatcattttcagaGAAAAGCtagttatcttttttatttcattttttatagaatatgtGAGTTGATATATAAAGGATCACTACGGGTTATTTTTGGGATTACTCAAGctcatttttagggtttttttttttaaaaatacaagttTTGAATGGGATATCTATCTTTATCTTCTCATCATTAGGTCATGCTTTCCTTAGCATAGACATTGAAAGGCgatcatgaaatttttttcaagatCACAACATTTCATGCCCCTATAATAGATCAAAAAGagacaaataaaaaaaccaacttTATGGTACAATGTTGAATCTTTCTCAATTTTAGCCGAAAAGAAAACTTAGATCCACACGAAAGGGTGTCATTTTGGAATTGTCTTGAAATTGTGTTTAAAGAGTGATGCACATTGCTTATGACAAACATATGGGAGAAGTTTCAAATTTGGCAGTAAAAGTTTCTAACGAAATTTCTTGTAAAATAATCTACTTGTTGTGGACATTATTGACCACATCTTTACGTTAGAGTCTCATGTGGCCTTGTCGCCATtaaacactcaacctttttttatatcaattgtCGCTTTCCAAGAATTAATGGACGTGAAAAAGCGACATGCTTCAAACACTGATTGTTGGGTTAGGTATCCCAAGTCACGAtctgtatttttattttatttgttttaattttaatttctacatACCCATTTATTGTTGAAGTGAAAAATGTTCTCTCtttctaaaaataagaaaatgaaaataatataataatagtttcaataaaaaaaaagaagtatgtTTTTATGcacttatataaaaataattataaaataaaaactttttaaaaataattcgaGTTTTATATCCTTTATGAAATATTTATCATATACTCATCAATTAAAGATAAtccttatattattaaaatataatacttaaatattaaaatataatatatttgataaaaagaaaatacataacatgttaattatttttaaagagttgtttaaaatttgtattttataaaattgagttcctattttgtggttttctttatattatgaaaactcattattcttaaaataaaatttttactcgttagaaaaaaatgtgttttcatgcactcatatgaaaaaaaaaaaatcataaaataggaaccaaaatttataaaatacaaactttaaatgactatttaaaaataattagtacttcatgtaattttttataGTATCTTTGACTATTCCGatactattttttaatgatataaatataattttaattattttagataataaccCTTGATTAATGagtacataaaatttaaattatttttagaaaaaatttattttatgatttttttcgcATGACTatataaaaacacattttttccACTTATTTATACTCTTTAAGTAtagtgaatatttttttttatatctttttatattttttatttctcttcctAAAGCAATCCTTTGATCCGTCTCCCTGAAGTCTCGGTCTTTCCATCTTTAACGTCTTGTTTCAATCTTATCCCAATCGGGCCAAGGAGTTGGGTCAGGTCTGCATGTCTGGGCCTAAACGGATGAAGTGGGCCCCACGCTAATCCAATCTCATCCAAATCCAGTGGTGCTACAGAAATGGGCCGGGGCCACATTAGATCCAATGGTCTCATTCCCGCCAAGAAGGCACTATCCACAACGAGCCACCGTCTCCACAGCACCACAGCTGCACCAGACTTCTAGAAAGCTCGAAACGGCCATCAATGGCCGCTCTCGGCATTTCTAGCGCCGCCATCGGCTTTAACACAATCACAATATTCCGTACCAAATCGGCACCGAGGCGTTTGAGGACCAAAATCTCTTGCGTTGGATGGGTACTTCTCTAACTCACCTTGGAAAATTACCTACAATTCTAAACAATTCAGCGCTAAGTCTGTATTTTCTTCGAAATTTTTGTGCAATTGAAGGACCCAGAAGGTCTGTTTGGGTCACCGAATACGGGGCATATCGCCCGCCTGGAGTTCAAGCGACGGCTCGAGAAGGACGCGGATGCTCGAGAGGCCTTCCAGCGCCATGTTCTTGAGGAAAAAGAGCGGCGCCAAGCTCTAAGGCAGGTGAGAATAAATGGGTCTTCTGTTATGTACGTCCATGCTTtggtatatgattttttttttttttttacttttatttttatttttacatagtCTCGGGTTATTCCGGATACCCCAGAGGAGTTGATTGAGTACTTTCTTGATACTGAAGCACAAGAGTTTGAGTTTGAGATTGCAAGGATGCGACACAGGTTGGTTTTCTATGAGTTTCATAATTGCATATTACCTGTTTGTGATTTTGCTTCCATCAGCAGATTAGAATTTTTGTGCTCTGCTTATATTATAGTATTATGTATTTTTAGCTTCATTTACTCTTTGTAGCTTTTTGGCGTGGTGTTTGATGCCATTGTTAAGAAGTGTTGTTGAGACCTTCATATAAATAGCTAGTTTTGCATCCCTATTGGCATGTAGGAACTCTTAGGAAGTCGATCAAATCATCACAAGTTGTGTTGTTGTACTAACACTAGTAATCCGGCCCAACTTCACGTGCCCTTGAACTGCTTGAATCTCATGTACTGTTCACAGATAAGGATAAACCAGTATCACATAGTGAGAAACCAAAGATTTGAAGCCTTACTTCCTGTAATTGAATTAACAATGATTGCGAATCTATCATCATCATTGGGTTCTAGTGACTAAAGAATGAGCTTGTGTGCttttaatattatcatattaGAATCATGCTGTGAGACAGTGAAAAGCCGGTATGACTatgttatttgaaaagaaaaaggaaaagaaaagaaaaaaaaaagaaagaagaaagaaagaaagattcatCTCTTGGTTTTCCTGGCCTGACAGTTGCCATCCAGAAAAGTTGTGTGGGTTCTATGTATTCTTGGCATTGGTGGATTGAGCCCTCTGGGATTGGATAACACACATGGAACAGCATAAGCAACTGAATTGCACTTAAAAATGCGCAAATTtccataaattttcattttttatagaaatttttgaTGGGTTCTTAATAATCCTTGCTAATGAAATACTCTtctagttttttgtttttcatgcaACATAATACAACATTGAAGATCTTAATACCTATTACCTGCTATTATCAATTCTAAAGTTGGAACCTAGCTGCTGGATGTCAGTTCCATAAAGTTTCCTCTCCCTTTATTTCATGAATATTTGGAAAATTGACCAGAATGGTCACTTCTTATTAGTTCTCTATGTCCCTCTTCACTCttgttttgaaataaaaattatactgAAAAAAACTTTGATGGTTCAGAAAGGATATAATCTCTTTATTTATTAGTATCTAAAATGAGGGAGTGAACTATTGGCAGAACTTATGTGAGTCTGTACATCCTTCACTTTTGAATAAGATAACTGTAAGCATGTCTGTGTTCACTTTGTAGCATTTCCATACACTTTGCTGCAGAATATGAAATGTTATCATTCCACACCTCGGTTTTGCCCCCAACAATGCGGTGGTAATGTATAGAAATTTGCAGGTTGGACAAGGATTTTTTCTCACACTTGCAATCTGAACTGGGACAACTTCGATTTTCTGTGTCAAAAACTGAGGTTCCTCTTGAAACTATATATTTGAATTCAATTCCTATCAGATAATCGAATGGAACAACAATATGTCACTGGTGATGTAGGAGATGGAAGACAGATTGATAGAGCTGGAAGCACTGCAGAAGGCTCTGCTTGAAGGAACTGGTCAGTTAACACAACTTTGGTGGTGAAGGATCCGTATTTTTGCCTGTTTAGTAGAAAACCATAATTCCTTTGCCCCCTATTATTGTTACAGAAGCTTATGATAAAATGCAAGCTGACTTAATAACAGCAAAGGAAAGCCTAACCAAAATTTTGACTTCCAAGGATGTAAAAGCAACAGTATGTGCTACCCTTCTTACTCCTCATGCCTCTAAAGATTCTCTTGATATACTATATTTTGCAACTGagatagtttttatttttttcatttagttgTTGGAGATGGTTGAGAAAAATGAACTCAATAGATCCTTATTGGCACTTCTTGATGAAAACATAGCAAGTGCGCAAAGTAGTGAGCAGGTGAGAACTGTCAATAAAATCTTCTTTTATCTTGTCAAACtcgattttttcatgtttttttcaTTGTTGAAAGAATAAAAGCGCTCCATATTGTCACCACTACACTGACCAAAAAATGAGAATGATGCATCACACTGAAATAGCTCCTATTTAGAGCAACCACTTTTTGGGCTGAAAagctatttataaaatttaataattattctaacTAGGAAACATCCTATCAATTGTGGGCATATCAACTCCTAATCGcattaagattatttttaatgCCCCTAGGATCAGAACAAAGAAAACCTAAATGAATCTTTCTAGTCTATTGCTAATTTATGACCAAATCCAAATAAACTTCTAATTGTATtcttcattatatatatatataaatgtgcATGGATGAaaggggtttggggtttggagagagaaggagagagagaatCACAATATTGTCTTGCTAATTTAGGCTTTTCGAAAACCTTTTGGCTACCTTATTTTAGTTGTTATCTTGAAACTTAATTCATCTTCTCCAAGGCTGAGTTCTCGACCTTGGTATGCCCACTTTTTGAATTTTACAAGACTTATGCAGTCCACTTCTCATTATCCTTTGTAAACTATGCCTTCTGCTCAATAGTGTTCACTATCTCATGATCCTTTGGAATTTCATTGTCTTTGCCTTCAAGTGTCACTAACACATCACCAATGTTCTATAACTAGGATTGTCGGTAGTTTGAGGTTGGCTTGCTATGCTGGTCAAATAATTAGATTGCCCTCTTGGATGCCTCTAGCTAACACTGTAAGAGTCTGGATGGGAAGTGATTCTTGGAGGGGTCAGAAGCTATTCCTAATGCTTGAAAGCCCTTTCCTTACAAAAATATGTATTtgccaatttttaaaaatcacttctaaaaatctagagaatcgcttgaagtgatttttgaaTTAGCATTTGATAGGTGcttctttttaaaaacacccttttttttgttatatatcc
This DNA window, taken from Vitis vinifera cultivar Pinot Noir 40024 chromosome 2, ASM3070453v1, encodes the following:
- the LOC104878333 gene encoding non-specific lipid transfer protein GPI-anchored 9, which produces MGANKMCESAVVVAVVVAVMMAGVGEAQNTASCASELTACADYLNSTSPPANCCTPLKNAVENDKDCLCNLYNNPSLLQSLNINVTDALQLPKNCGITEELNCNASSPSPTGSPPATPGKDGGGASMVAWTGMSSLLLLCASLML
- the LOC100245386 gene encoding uncharacterized protein LOC100245386; amino-acid sequence: MAALGISSAAIGFNTITIFRTKSAPRRLRTKISCVGWDPEGLFGSPNTGHIARLEFKRRLEKDADAREAFQRHVLEEKERRQALRQSRVIPDTPEELIEYFLDTEAQEFEFEIARMRHRLDKDFFSHLQSELGQLRFSVSKTEEMEDRLIELEALQKALLEGTEAYDKMQADLITAKESLTKILTSKDVKATLLEMVEKNELNRSLLALLDENIASAQSSEQKQAVAFMEKLRAAVLKYITV